From one Dermacentor silvarum isolate Dsil-2018 chromosome 3, BIME_Dsil_1.4, whole genome shotgun sequence genomic stretch:
- the LOC125944185 gene encoding uncharacterized protein LOC125944185, translating into MPLKRQRLKPDAVPTVFSRKRKAEMISGAFEERRRKEIIDQILQRSTTGEACHKETVHIQGTQCDACEIHTPPIEQDPFEEVTQSVARERSAESSTNSRQNSEREAHQEKCPEALHLQFAPEPHAANERQITPKALQADAAVQTALICRDWGRCIRETNLHRFVTALL; encoded by the exons atgccgctcaaaaggcaacgcctaaagccagACGCTGTGCCaacggtcttctcacgaaaacgcaaggcagaaatgatcagcggcgcgtttgaagaAAGGAGGCGAAAAGAG ATCATTGATCAAATATTGCAAAGATCAACCACAGGAGAAGCCTGCCACAAAGAAACTGTTCACATCCAAGGAACGCAGTGTGATGCTTGTGAAATTCATACCCCTCCAATTGAGCAGGATCCGTTTGAAGAAGTCACCCAATCAG TCGCCCGTGAACGCAGCGCAGAATCATCTACAAATAGCAGGCAAAATAGTGAGCGTGAGGCACATCAAGAGAAATGCCCTGAAGCACTACACCTGCAATTTGCACCAGAACCTCATGCCGCCAATGAAAGACAAATTACACCAAAAGCACTTCAGGCTGATGCAGCTGTTCAGACAGCATTAATCTGCAGAGACTGGGGTAGGTGTATCAGAGAAACCAATCTGCATCGTTTTGTGACTGCTCTTTTGTAA